One genomic region from Halobacteriovoraceae bacterium encodes:
- a CDS encoding LysR family transcriptional regulator, which translates to MDLNLIKTFVKLAELKSFTKTAKVLGRPKSRISRSIAKLEKELSVQLVHRTTRQTMLTKAGEEFFRKMVRIIEELEAEINALSEQVDHMSGVIRLTAPEDLAQTFLADILHEYSTINPKVKVETLITNEFVDIIKEDIDVAFRIGKLADSNLIQKKMREVEIVLAATPGHIRMYGRPKDISDLINFHFIPFKDWKRQKEFKNLDYTPSIVCDNFQLLLALALKNVGIVMLPDFFAEKHFKKGTLERILPEWRSAKTTVQCLYPSHKNIPKRVRSFIDLASNQLKL; encoded by the coding sequence ATGGATTTGAATCTAATTAAAACATTTGTAAAGCTGGCCGAACTTAAGAGTTTCACAAAAACTGCCAAAGTGCTTGGACGGCCGAAATCGAGAATAAGCAGATCAATTGCAAAGCTTGAAAAAGAACTCTCTGTACAGTTAGTTCATCGGACCACTAGGCAAACTATGCTTACAAAAGCGGGAGAAGAATTTTTTCGTAAAATGGTCCGAATCATTGAAGAACTTGAAGCTGAAATTAATGCTCTTTCAGAGCAAGTTGATCATATGTCAGGAGTTATTAGGCTAACAGCACCTGAGGATTTGGCCCAAACATTTCTAGCAGATATTCTCCATGAATACTCAACTATAAATCCGAAAGTTAAAGTTGAAACACTCATCACCAATGAGTTCGTCGATATTATTAAAGAGGATATTGATGTTGCCTTTAGAATAGGGAAACTAGCGGATTCAAATCTTATTCAAAAAAAAATGCGAGAAGTTGAAATAGTACTGGCCGCAACTCCAGGCCATATCAGAATGTACGGAAGGCCAAAGGATATTAGTGATCTTATAAATTTTCATTTTATTCCTTTTAAGGATTGGAAAAGGCAAAAAGAATTTAAAAATTTGGACTACACTCCGTCGATAGTATGTGATAATTTCCAGTTGCTTTTGGCCTTGGCACTAAAAAATGTCGGAATTGTGATGTTGCCTGATTTTTTTGCAGAAAAACACTTCAAAAAAGGTACATTAGAGAGGATTTTACCTGAATGGCGAAGTGCAAAAACAACTGTTCAATGTCTCTACCCTTCTCATAAAAATATTCCAAAAAGAGTGAGAAGTTTTATAGATTTAGCAAGCAATCAGCTTAAGCTTTAG
- a CDS encoding YceI family protein, with amino-acid sequence MKKFVLIAFLLISSTTFAEVDIAKSSFTWTGTKVTGKHSGHLSLSKANLEIDKNQRIVNGEFIIDLNTLTVTDLEGEWADKFINHMKSSDFFDIAKFPTAKLVIKEDDGKQIQGNLTIRGKSNPVIIKYDKKNKTYIGTLKFDRTKFDMKYGSGSFFKGLGDKMIHDEVNLDFQVVLK; translated from the coding sequence ATGAAAAAATTTGTTTTAATTGCTTTCTTACTTATTTCGTCAACTACTTTTGCAGAAGTAGACATCGCTAAAAGTAGCTTCACTTGGACGGGAACCAAAGTAACAGGAAAACATTCTGGTCATTTATCTCTTTCAAAAGCAAATCTAGAAATTGATAAGAATCAAAGAATTGTAAATGGAGAGTTCATTATTGATCTTAATACTCTAACTGTGACAGACTTAGAAGGTGAGTGGGCCGACAAATTTATTAATCATATGAAAAGTTCTGATTTTTTTGATATTGCTAAATTTCCAACAGCTAAGTTAGTTATTAAAGAAGATGATGGAAAACAAATTCAAGGTAATCTTACAATTCGTGGAAAATCAAATCCAGTGATAATTAAATATGATAAAAAGAATAAGACATATATTGGAACTTTAAAATTTGATAGAACAAAATTTGATATGAAATATGGTTCAGGTAGTTTCTTTAAAGGATTAGGAGACAAAATGATACATGACGAAGTGAACTTGGACTTTCAAGTCGTATTAAAATAG
- a CDS encoding glutathione S-transferase N-terminal domain-containing protein, with protein MINLVKFGMRKDASIKNFSPFCLKVETYLKATNTEYNDEICKGNPGKIAPKGKLPFIKHNDKVIADSELIIKYLKETLGINLDESLTEKQIAKSTAITRVLEDHLYWCMLYFRWLDDRGWEGIKEEFFGFLPAPIKLFVPNLVRKSVLKNLWAQGTGRHSKEEVLFFLEEDLRCLNELLEGSPFFIDDKLRTVDIIAYSFFVNLNHEINPHLQEVIRKYPKLIEFTNVVHRKVYH; from the coding sequence GTGATCAATCTTGTCAAATTTGGGATGCGTAAAGATGCAAGTATAAAAAACTTCTCACCATTTTGTTTAAAAGTAGAAACATATTTAAAGGCAACAAATACTGAATACAATGATGAAATTTGTAAAGGTAATCCTGGAAAAATTGCTCCAAAAGGTAAACTTCCTTTTATCAAACATAATGATAAAGTGATTGCTGATAGTGAACTCATCATAAAATACTTGAAAGAAACATTAGGAATTAACCTAGATGAATCTCTAACAGAAAAACAAATTGCAAAGTCAACTGCTATAACACGTGTGTTAGAAGATCATTTATACTGGTGCATGCTCTATTTCAGATGGCTTGATGACCGAGGTTGGGAAGGAATTAAAGAAGAATTTTTTGGGTTCCTACCAGCTCCAATTAAATTGTTTGTTCCAAATTTAGTGAGAAAATCTGTACTCAAAAATCTTTGGGCACAAGGAACGGGAAGACATTCAAAGGAAGAAGTATTATTTTTTTTAGAAGAAGATCTTCGTTGTCTAAATGAACTATTAGAGGGATCTCCATTTTTTATTGATGATAAATTGAGAACTGTTGATATTATTGCCTATTCTTTTTTTGTTAATTTAAACCATGAAATCAATCCACATCTACAGGAAGTTATTAGAAAGTATCCTAAACTTATAGAATTCACAAATGTTGTGCACCGTAAAGTTTATCATTAA